A genome region from bacterium includes the following:
- the cysK gene encoding cysteine synthase A, producing MFHTNVLQLIGNTPMLRLAKLTEHPVFVKCELLNPGGSIKDRIALEMIECAEATGRLKPGDTIVEPTSGNTGIGIALVGVQKGYRVIICMPENMSEERRKIIRALGAELELTPAEASIQGAVDRAAELASQPNVFVPQQFENPANPKCHFDTTAREIWEQMDGQVGAFVAGVGSGGTLQGVGSYLKEQNPNCRVVAAEPANVSALLGHEPGLHQIQGIGDGFIPAVLDVSLVDHVVEVTDEDAIATARALARVEGLLVGTSSGACVWAAMRIAPEIEGNVVTILADRAERYFSTSLI from the coding sequence ATGTTCCACACCAATGTGCTGCAACTGATCGGCAATACCCCCATGCTGCGCCTGGCGAAACTGACGGAGCACCCCGTGTTCGTCAAGTGCGAGCTGCTCAACCCTGGCGGCAGCATCAAGGACCGCATCGCCCTGGAGATGATCGAGTGCGCCGAGGCGACGGGGCGCCTGAAGCCCGGAGACACCATTGTCGAGCCCACCTCGGGCAACACCGGCATCGGCATCGCCCTGGTCGGAGTGCAGAAGGGCTATCGCGTCATCATCTGCATGCCCGAGAACATGAGCGAGGAACGCCGGAAGATCATCCGCGCGCTCGGGGCCGAACTCGAGCTGACACCCGCCGAGGCCAGCATCCAGGGCGCCGTGGACCGTGCCGCCGAACTGGCCAGCCAACCAAACGTCTTCGTCCCCCAGCAGTTCGAGAACCCCGCCAACCCCAAGTGTCACTTCGATACCACCGCCCGGGAGATCTGGGAGCAGATGGACGGGCAGGTTGGGGCCTTCGTCGCCGGCGTGGGCAGCGGGGGCACTCTGCAGGGCGTGGGCAGCTACCTCAAGGAGCAGAACCCCAACTGCCGCGTCGTCGCCGCCGAGCCAGCCAATGTCTCGGCGCTCCTGGGGCATGAGCCGGGCCTGCATCAGATCCAGGGCATCGGCGACGGCTTCATCCCCGCGGTGCTCGACGTGAGCCTCGTGGACCACGTTGTGGAAGTCACCGATGAGGATGCCATTGCTACCGCGCGGGCGCTGGCCCGTGTCGAGGGGCTGCTGGTCGGCACCTCCTCGGGCGCCTGTGTCTGGGCGGCCATGCGGATTGCGCCTGAGATCGAGGGCAATGTCGTGACCATCCTCGCCGACCGCGCCGAGCGCTACTTCAGCACGAGCCTGATCTGA
- a CDS encoding sulfatase-like hydrolase/transferase produces the protein MPSRPNVLIVMSDHERADVLHPTHPCPTPHASRLAREGVLFNQAYTVSTHCCPSRASFMTGVYPSRHGVFNNVLTRTAIHRGLSPGVVTWPEHLARAGYRMQYTGKWHVSAEERPADRGWEEFGTVTAVPPERHETSWDRQPGPRDAETKHGLHDCVWVPRDGWPDSLLSAVRPVTADQTLEYRQTQDTIATIRELAGSDQPWCTYLGWATPHDPYTVPEDYADRIDPATVPLPPSFRDDMSDRPRLYTRQRRQLWDQLDPEQVRLSIARFWAVCAMQDDFLGMLLQALEETGQLDHTLIIRTADHGDLLGEHGLFLKGVAPYEGSYRIPLAMRWPEGLAGAGREVNSITPNVDMAATLLEIGGAEPLPHTDGHSLVPLLTGEEPDGQRDELFTQMNGVELYYTQCIMRVGRYKYIFNGFDEDELYDLEADPWERRNLAADPALEPVKRRLIRRLWEYARDTEDTIDNAYPPVGLVPVGPYRALERG, from the coding sequence ATGCCCTCACGCCCCAATGTCCTCATCGTCATGTCCGACCACGAGCGCGCGGATGTGCTGCACCCGACGCACCCATGCCCCACGCCGCACGCCTCGCGCCTGGCGCGGGAAGGCGTGCTGTTCAACCAGGCGTACACGGTCAGCACCCACTGCTGCCCCTCCCGCGCCAGCTTCATGACCGGCGTGTACCCCAGCCGCCACGGCGTGTTCAACAACGTCCTGACGCGCACGGCCATCCACAGGGGCCTGAGCCCGGGCGTGGTCACTTGGCCCGAGCATCTCGCGCGTGCCGGCTACCGGATGCAGTACACCGGCAAGTGGCATGTCAGCGCCGAGGAGCGCCCGGCCGACCGTGGCTGGGAGGAGTTCGGGACCGTGACGGCCGTCCCGCCCGAGCGGCACGAGACCTCGTGGGACCGCCAGCCCGGCCCGCGCGATGCCGAGACGAAGCACGGCCTGCACGACTGCGTCTGGGTGCCGCGCGATGGTTGGCCTGACTCCCTGCTCTCCGCCGTCCGCCCGGTGACCGCTGACCAGACGCTCGAGTACCGCCAGACGCAGGACACCATCGCCACGATCCGCGAGCTGGCTGGCAGCGACCAGCCCTGGTGCACGTACCTGGGCTGGGCCACGCCGCACGACCCCTACACCGTGCCGGAGGACTATGCCGACCGGATAGACCCGGCCACGGTGCCACTGCCGCCGAGCTTCCGCGATGACATGAGCGACCGGCCGCGCCTGTACACCCGCCAGCGTCGTCAGCTCTGGGACCAGCTCGACCCCGAACAGGTCCGCCTGTCCATCGCGCGCTTCTGGGCCGTGTGCGCGATGCAGGACGACTTCCTGGGCATGCTCCTGCAGGCCCTGGAGGAGACGGGGCAACTCGACCACACCCTCATCATCCGCACCGCCGACCACGGGGACCTGCTGGGCGAGCACGGCCTGTTCCTCAAGGGCGTGGCCCCGTACGAGGGCTCGTACCGCATCCCGCTTGCCATGCGCTGGCCGGAGGGCCTGGCCGGCGCGGGGCGGGAGGTCAACTCGATCACGCCCAATGTGGACATGGCGGCGACGCTGCTGGAGATCGGCGGGGCCGAGCCGCTGCCGCACACCGACGGCCACAGCCTCGTGCCACTGCTAACGGGCGAGGAGCCGGACGGACAGCGCGACGAGCTCTTCACGCAGATGAACGGGGTGGAGCTGTACTACACCCAGTGCATCATGCGCGTGGGCCGCTACAAGTACATCTTCAACGGCTTCGACGAGGACGAGCTATATGACCTGGAGGCTGACCCGTGGGAGCGGCGGAACCTGGCGGCCGACCCGGCGCTGGAGCCGGTGAAGCGCCGCCTGATCCGGCGACTGTGGGAGTATGCGCGCGACACCGAGGACACGATTGACAACGCCTACCCACCGGTGGGGCTGGTGCCGGTCGGGCCGTACCGAGCGCTGGAGCGGGGCTGA